The proteins below come from a single Actinomycetota bacterium genomic window:
- a CDS encoding carboxypeptidase M32, with product MHRDDGWRQVADWMGTLADLDGAAAVLEWDRETIMPPGAGEARGAQLATLAGLRHRHLLDPSVSEAIDVVAQSDDPWQAASARIAMRERARAERVPESLVTALAEQSSRSVATWGEARPTSDVAAWLAELAPLVDLTREQAAALADGGDPYDALIDLYEPGTTYAMLDPVLSDLAERVRPLVDSLAGAGGPALPAGPWDDASQMALASDIARDIGFDGRRGLVGRTAHPVTMGLGPGDTRLSTRVDIAEPLSCIMAVLHEGGHALYDQGIPEHRRRTLAGDAPSLGAHESQSRFWENHVGRSPAFWERLAPSLAAAFPEAAAGLVPDDYVRALNRVERRPIRVESDEVTYDLHIVVRTRLERAIITGEMEPADLPDAFDAGLTELLGVTPATPAQGAMQDIHWAAGIFGYFPTYTLGNLYAAQLADAAEARVGPIDEVLTEEGPGPLLAFLRDAVHAHGRVMETPELMRQATGSDLSADPFIAHLERTYSPASSLP from the coding sequence ACGCTTGCCGACCTCGATGGCGCTGCCGCTGTGCTCGAGTGGGACCGCGAGACCATCATGCCCCCGGGGGCGGGCGAGGCGCGGGGCGCCCAGCTGGCCACGCTCGCCGGCCTGCGCCACCGTCACCTGCTCGATCCATCGGTGTCGGAGGCCATCGACGTCGTCGCGCAATCGGATGACCCCTGGCAGGCCGCGAGCGCACGAATTGCGATGCGCGAACGCGCCCGGGCCGAGCGGGTTCCCGAGTCGCTGGTCACCGCGCTGGCCGAGCAGTCATCGCGCAGCGTGGCCACGTGGGGCGAGGCCCGGCCGACCAGCGACGTGGCCGCATGGCTGGCCGAGCTCGCGCCGCTCGTGGACCTCACGCGCGAGCAGGCCGCGGCCCTCGCCGACGGCGGGGACCCCTACGACGCCCTCATCGACCTGTACGAGCCGGGCACCACCTACGCCATGCTCGACCCCGTGCTCTCGGACCTCGCCGAGCGCGTGCGCCCCCTGGTCGACTCGCTGGCCGGCGCCGGCGGCCCGGCGCTTCCCGCGGGGCCGTGGGATGACGCCTCCCAGATGGCGCTGGCATCCGACATCGCCCGCGACATCGGCTTCGACGGCCGCCGTGGGCTGGTCGGGCGCACCGCGCATCCGGTCACGATGGGACTCGGCCCAGGCGATACCCGGCTATCCACCCGGGTGGACATCGCAGAGCCCCTGTCCTGCATCATGGCCGTGCTGCACGAGGGCGGGCACGCGCTCTACGACCAGGGTATCCCCGAGCACCGTCGGCGCACGCTGGCCGGCGACGCCCCCTCGCTCGGTGCGCACGAGAGCCAGTCGCGCTTCTGGGAGAACCACGTGGGCCGCTCCCCGGCGTTCTGGGAGCGCCTCGCGCCCTCCCTCGCTGCGGCGTTCCCCGAGGCCGCGGCCGGGCTCGTGCCCGACGACTACGTGCGCGCGCTCAATCGCGTGGAGCGCCGGCCGATTCGCGTGGAGAGCGACGAGGTCACCTACGACCTGCACATCGTGGTGCGCACCCGGCTCGAGAGGGCGATCATCACGGGCGAGATGGAGCCGGCCGACCTACCCGATGCCTTCGACGCCGGCCTCACGGAATTGCTGGGGGTCACGCCGGCCACCCCGGCGCAGGGCGCCATGCAGGACATCCACTGGGCCGCCGGGATCTTCGGGTACTTCCCCACCTACACCCTCGGCAACCTGTACGCGGCCCAGCTTGCCGATGCCGCCGAGGCGCGGGTGGGACCCATCGACGAGGTGCTGACCGAGGAGGGACCCGGGCCCCTTCTGGCGTTCCTCCGCGACGCGGTGCATGCCCACGGCCGCGTGATGGAGACTCCCGAGCTCATGAGGCAGGCCACGGGCAGCGACCTGTCGGCCGACCCCTTCATCGCCCACCTCGAGCGCACCTATTCGCCGGCGTCCTCGCTGCCGTAG
- a CDS encoding adenine phosphoribosyltransferase, with amino-acid sequence MSFDIDGAIRRIPHHPKPGILFYDLMPLFEDPAGLAACVDGIAGWARERGVNVVLGAEARGFILGGAIAHALGTGFACARKPGKLPYEVISREYDLEYGTDVLELHRDAIRPGQRVLVHDDLLATGGTAAAKCQLVEELGAEVVGVAFVVELTFLPGRERLQGYDVLSLVTYGSEDAGE; translated from the coding sequence ATGAGCTTCGACATCGACGGAGCGATCCGTCGCATCCCGCATCACCCGAAGCCCGGGATCCTCTTCTACGACCTCATGCCGCTGTTCGAGGACCCGGCGGGGCTCGCCGCGTGCGTGGATGGCATCGCGGGATGGGCCCGCGAGCGCGGCGTGAACGTGGTGCTGGGCGCCGAGGCCCGTGGATTCATCCTGGGTGGCGCCATCGCCCACGCGCTGGGCACCGGCTTCGCCTGCGCGCGCAAGCCCGGCAAGCTGCCCTACGAGGTGATCAGCCGCGAGTACGACCTCGAGTACGGCACCGACGTGCTCGAACTTCATCGCGACGCCATCCGCCCCGGCCAGCGCGTGCTGGTGCACGACGACCTGCTGGCCACCGGCGGCACCGCGGCCGCCAAGTGCCAACTGGTCGAGGAGCTCGGCGCCGAGGTGGTCGGCGTGGCGTTCGTGGTGGAGTTGACGTTCCTGCCGGGCCGGGAGCGCCTGCAGGGCTACGACGTGCTCTCGCTGGTCACCTACGGCAGCGAGGACGCCGGCGAATAG
- a CDS encoding MerR family transcriptional regulator, which yields MTGTGVQTELLGPDDDGHAAGMTIGAVCDALRPEFPDLSISKIRYLEDRDLVTPRRTTGGYRVYGPKDVERLRTILRLQRDEFLPLKVIREELDSMRTGAVAAAKQSRRLRGENLTAAREGRRHGIVEVLSASGADADLVRSLGQYGLISGTDALDDTDLELVKAAVELRAYGLEPRHLRTLKMAAEREAGLLEQVLSTGLRSPNRERRAESVESLESLAALASHVRDLILVQELRRVVSSIPTA from the coding sequence ATGACGGGCACGGGCGTCCAGACCGAGCTGCTCGGGCCGGACGATGACGGGCATGCCGCCGGCATGACGATCGGCGCCGTGTGCGACGCCCTGCGACCGGAATTCCCCGATCTCTCCATCTCGAAGATCCGCTACCTCGAGGACCGCGACCTCGTCACCCCGCGGCGCACCACCGGCGGGTATCGGGTGTACGGGCCCAAGGACGTCGAGCGCCTGCGAACGATCCTGCGCCTGCAACGCGATGAGTTCCTGCCGCTCAAGGTGATCCGCGAGGAGCTCGACTCCATGCGCACCGGCGCCGTGGCCGCGGCCAAGCAGTCGCGGCGGCTCAGGGGCGAGAACCTCACCGCAGCGCGTGAAGGCAGGCGGCACGGCATCGTGGAGGTGCTCTCGGCATCGGGGGCCGATGCCGACCTCGTGCGCAGCCTCGGCCAGTACGGGCTGATCAGCGGCACCGACGCCCTGGACGACACCGACCTCGAGCTGGTGAAGGCCGCCGTGGAGCTGCGGGCCTACGGGCTCGAGCCGCGCCACCTGCGCACGCTCAAGATGGCGGCCGAGCGCGAGGCCGGGCTGCTCGAGCAGGTGCTGTCCACCGGATTGCGGTCGCCCAATCGCGAGCGGCGCGCCGAGTCGGTGGAGTCGCTGGAGTCGCTCGCCGCCCTGGCATCGCACGTGCGCGACCTGATCCTCGTCCAGGAGCTGCGTCGCGTGGTCTCGTCCATTCCCACCGCATAG
- a CDS encoding FHA domain-containing protein, producing the protein MVTCPTCGAARPDGDRFCGSCGGALPDPASQTQTTGPIEAPAELGATPPGPVPRLGPALAVRLQGGRTGEFFSLMGQVTTIGRSPECDIFLDDITVSRAHAEVREEPAGFVLVDDGSTNGTYVNRRVLEAPQILADGDEVQVGKFRLVFIA; encoded by the coding sequence GTGGTGACGTGCCCCACCTGCGGCGCAGCGCGCCCCGACGGCGACCGCTTCTGCGGGTCGTGCGGTGGCGCCCTCCCCGACCCGGCAAGCCAGACCCAGACGACCGGGCCGATCGAGGCCCCGGCGGAGCTCGGAGCCACCCCACCCGGCCCCGTGCCGCGTCTCGGTCCGGCGCTGGCCGTGCGGCTGCAGGGCGGCCGCACGGGGGAGTTCTTCTCGCTGATGGGGCAGGTCACGACCATCGGACGCTCGCCTGAGTGCGACATCTTCCTGGACGACATCACGGTGTCGCGGGCGCACGCCGAGGTGCGCGAGGAGCCTGCGGGCTTCGTCCTGGTGGACGACGGCAGCACCAACGGTACGTACGTGAACCGCCGCGTGCTCGAGGCCCCGCAGATCCTCGCCGACGGCGACGAGGTGCAGGTGGGCAAGTTCCGGCTGGTGTTCATCGCATGA
- a CDS encoding proline--tRNA ligase, which yields MPESPYRGSWKLDGRFWPTVREDPADAEAVSHKLSVRAGLVRQLAAGLYTLTPMGLRVIQRVEAIIREEMDRIGAQELLMPVMHPAEIWEATGRYGLPEQFRLEDRGGRPMVLGMTHEEIVTWHAARELRSYRDLPQSWYQIQTKLRDEPRPKSGMLRVREFTMKDSYSFDADADGLERSYTAHSDAYARIFDRAGLVWYRVESDVGMMGGSGAHEYMAPSPSGEDVVARTPSGSYAANVELAVSVAREPDFGDDPGAPEEFATPGIGTIEELTGFTGQHPSTLAKSVVLVTDGGPVLAIVRGEHQVHEKKVAHIIGEHRAAHPEEIREWFGADPGSLGPIGVGDRVRIVADSTLVNGHYVTGANRDGFHLRGVMLGRDFQAETADIRTVLEGEESVDGQGALELVPVIEIGNIFKLGTKYSEPLGATYLDEAGTERVIVMGSYGIGPARVAMAAIEQGHDENGIIWPTGIAPFDVHIVLIGNPGSPQDGFAASLWTALSDAGLEVLLDDRPGLRPGEKFVEADLLGCPVRVTVGKRTLPDGPLEVMVRRTGEKSEIALDGAAEAIRALWAGLAAG from the coding sequence ATGCCGGAATCCCCGTACCGGGGTTCGTGGAAGCTCGACGGCCGCTTCTGGCCCACCGTGCGCGAGGACCCGGCCGATGCCGAGGCCGTGAGCCATAAGCTGTCGGTGCGCGCCGGGCTGGTGCGCCAGCTGGCCGCGGGGCTGTACACCCTGACGCCCATGGGCCTGCGGGTGATCCAGCGGGTGGAGGCCATCATCCGCGAGGAGATGGACCGCATCGGCGCGCAGGAGCTGCTCATGCCCGTCATGCACCCGGCCGAGATCTGGGAGGCGACGGGGCGCTACGGGCTGCCGGAGCAATTCCGGCTGGAAGACCGCGGCGGCAGGCCGATGGTGCTCGGCATGACGCACGAGGAGATCGTCACGTGGCACGCGGCACGCGAGCTTCGCTCGTACCGCGACCTGCCCCAGAGCTGGTACCAGATCCAGACCAAGCTCCGCGATGAGCCGCGGCCCAAGAGCGGCATGCTGCGCGTGCGGGAGTTCACCATGAAGGACTCCTACTCATTCGACGCCGATGCCGACGGCCTCGAGAGGTCGTACACGGCGCACTCCGACGCCTACGCGCGCATCTTCGATCGCGCGGGGCTCGTGTGGTACCGCGTCGAGAGCGACGTGGGGATGATGGGCGGCAGCGGTGCGCATGAGTACATGGCGCCGAGCCCCTCGGGCGAGGATGTGGTCGCACGCACGCCCAGCGGCTCATATGCCGCGAACGTGGAACTCGCGGTGTCGGTTGCCCGTGAGCCCGACTTCGGCGATGACCCCGGGGCGCCCGAGGAGTTCGCCACCCCCGGCATCGGCACCATCGAGGAGCTCACCGGGTTCACCGGGCAGCACCCCTCGACGCTCGCCAAGAGCGTGGTGCTGGTGACCGATGGCGGCCCCGTGCTGGCGATCGTGCGGGGAGAGCACCAAGTGCACGAGAAGAAGGTCGCCCACATCATCGGCGAGCATCGTGCCGCGCACCCCGAGGAGATCCGCGAGTGGTTCGGCGCCGACCCGGGGTCGCTGGGGCCGATCGGCGTGGGCGACCGGGTGCGCATCGTGGCCGACTCCACGCTGGTCAACGGCCACTACGTCACGGGTGCCAACCGCGATGGATTCCACCTGCGCGGGGTGATGCTGGGCCGCGACTTCCAGGCCGAGACCGCCGATATCCGCACGGTGCTCGAGGGAGAGGAGTCGGTAGACGGGCAGGGCGCGCTCGAGTTGGTCCCGGTGATCGAGATCGGCAATATCTTCAAGCTCGGCACGAAGTACTCCGAGCCGCTCGGCGCGACGTACCTCGACGAGGCCGGCACGGAGCGGGTGATCGTGATGGGCTCGTACGGTATCGGGCCCGCCCGCGTGGCCATGGCGGCCATCGAGCAGGGGCACGACGAGAACGGCATCATCTGGCCCACGGGCATCGCGCCGTTCGACGTGCACATCGTGCTGATCGGCAATCCCGGAAGCCCGCAGGACGGGTTCGCCGCGTCGCTGTGGACCGCGCTGTCGGACGCCGGGCTTGAGGTGCTGCTGGACGACCGCCCGGGCCTGCGACCCGGCGAGAAGTTCGTGGAGGCCGACCTGCTGGGTTGCCCGGTGCGGGTGACGGTGGGGAAGAGGACCTTGCCCGACGGCCCGCTCGAGGTGATGGTGCGGCGCACGGGCGAGAAGTCGGAGATCGCGCTGGACGGAGCCGCAGAGGCCATCAGGGCTCTCTGGGCCGGCCTCGCGGCGGGCTGA
- the ispG gene encoding flavodoxin-dependent (E)-4-hydroxy-3-methylbut-2-enyl-diphosphate synthase, producing the protein MSAVCRVGDVPVGGGNPVVVQSMTNTDTKDAVATAAQVAELAEAGSEIVRITVNNREAAATVPEIVERLRDVHGVEVPIVGDFHYNGHTLLREFPDTADALAKYRINPGNVGRGARHDANFATMIEVAIDHGKPVRVGVNAGSLDPELLDALMEDNARRADPASADDVLREAMVASALTSAEAAEEIGLPHDRIIISCKVSRLPDMVAVYRALAERCDYPLHLGLTEAGMGAKGIIATTAALSVLLEDGIGDTIRASLTPEPGGDRTVEVRTCLDLLQSLGLRSFRPEVTACPGCGRTTSSVFQDLAQTIQAHLDERMAVWRTERPGVVDMHVAVMGCIVNGPGESRAADIGISLPGTGEEPRAPVYVDGEKVATLEGPTLAEDFIAMVEQYVQAHYAPAGARA; encoded by the coding sequence ATGAGCGCGGTCTGCCGCGTGGGCGACGTCCCCGTGGGTGGCGGCAACCCCGTGGTGGTCCAGTCGATGACCAACACCGATACCAAGGACGCCGTGGCAACGGCGGCCCAGGTGGCCGAGCTCGCCGAGGCGGGCTCGGAGATCGTGCGCATCACGGTGAACAACCGCGAGGCCGCCGCCACGGTACCCGAGATCGTGGAGCGCCTGCGCGACGTGCACGGGGTCGAGGTGCCGATCGTGGGCGACTTCCACTACAACGGCCACACGCTGCTGCGGGAGTTCCCCGACACCGCCGACGCCCTGGCGAAGTACCGCATCAACCCCGGCAACGTGGGGCGCGGCGCCCGGCACGACGCCAACTTCGCCACGATGATCGAGGTGGCGATCGACCACGGCAAGCCGGTGCGCGTGGGCGTGAACGCCGGCTCGCTCGACCCCGAGCTGCTCGACGCCCTGATGGAGGACAACGCCCGCCGCGCCGATCCGGCGTCGGCGGACGACGTGCTGCGCGAGGCCATGGTGGCCAGCGCCCTCACGTCGGCCGAGGCCGCCGAGGAGATCGGCCTGCCGCACGACCGCATAATCATCTCATGCAAGGTCAGCCGCCTGCCGGACATGGTGGCCGTGTACCGGGCGCTGGCAGAGCGGTGCGACTACCCGCTGCACCTTGGGCTCACCGAGGCGGGGATGGGGGCCAAGGGAATCATCGCCACCACGGCCGCGCTGTCGGTACTGCTGGAGGACGGCATCGGCGACACCATCCGCGCCAGCCTCACGCCCGAGCCGGGCGGCGATCGCACCGTCGAGGTGCGCACATGCCTGGATCTCCTCCAGAGCCTGGGTCTGCGGTCGTTCCGGCCAGAGGTCACCGCCTGCCCGGGCTGCGGGCGCACCACCTCATCGGTGTTCCAGGATCTTGCCCAGACGATCCAGGCACACCTCGACGAGCGCATGGCCGTGTGGCGCACGGAGCGCCCCGGCGTGGTGGACATGCACGTGGCGGTGATGGGCTGCATCGTCAACGGCCCCGGCGAGAGCCGCGCCGCGGACATCGGCATCAGCCTGCCGGGCACGGGCGAGGAGCCGCGCGCCCCGGTGTACGTGGACGGCGAGAAGGTCGCGACCCTCGAGGGTCCCACCCTGGCGGAGGACTTCATCGCGATGGTCGAGCAGTACGTGCAGGCGCACTACGCGCCCGCGGGGGCGCGGGCATGA
- a CDS encoding RIP metalloprotease, whose translation MSLGWNIVAFVLILMFLVLVHEAGHMVVAKWCGMRVEKFSIFFGRPLVKFRRGETEYGIGWLPLGGYVKITGMTRDEELPPEVVPRAYYAAKTWKKVATIFAGPFVNLVVAFLCFAVVLGIGRPIVQPTNVVEQVTAGSPASALGIAPGDRIVSVDGISTDTEQSFAKAIGTLQASAGTAVDVRYERDGVITTREVVPVAQDVAGEKVGRLGVQFERIETGERNGRGVMGGVSAAGAETWYLIEANAKGIGSLFTSDEAREQVGSVVAIGAVYDQVADDGLLAIIYFIGIISLVLAIFNLLPIFPLDGGHILFAVLEKLKGSPISTKVYERSAMVGWAVILLVFFFALSNDVVRLTGEGFRLQ comes from the coding sequence ATGAGCCTCGGCTGGAACATCGTCGCGTTCGTGCTGATCCTGATGTTCCTCGTGCTCGTGCACGAGGCGGGTCACATGGTGGTGGCGAAGTGGTGCGGCATGCGGGTGGAGAAGTTCTCGATCTTCTTCGGCAGGCCGCTCGTGAAGTTCCGGCGCGGGGAGACCGAGTACGGCATCGGATGGCTGCCCCTGGGCGGCTACGTGAAGATCACGGGCATGACGCGGGACGAGGAACTCCCGCCCGAGGTCGTGCCGCGCGCCTACTACGCCGCGAAGACCTGGAAGAAGGTGGCCACGATCTTCGCGGGCCCGTTCGTGAACCTGGTGGTGGCGTTCCTGTGCTTCGCGGTGGTGCTCGGCATCGGTCGGCCGATCGTGCAGCCGACGAACGTGGTGGAGCAGGTCACGGCCGGCAGCCCCGCCAGCGCCCTCGGCATCGCCCCCGGGGACCGCATCGTCTCAGTGGACGGAATCTCCACGGACACCGAGCAGAGCTTCGCGAAGGCCATCGGCACCCTGCAAGCGAGCGCCGGGACGGCGGTGGACGTGCGCTACGAGCGCGACGGAGTCATCACCACGCGCGAGGTGGTGCCGGTGGCGCAGGACGTCGCGGGCGAGAAGGTGGGGCGACTGGGCGTGCAGTTCGAGAGGATCGAGACGGGTGAGCGAAACGGCCGCGGGGTGATGGGCGGGGTTTCCGCTGCAGGAGCCGAGACGTGGTACCTCATCGAGGCCAACGCCAAGGGCATCGGCAGCCTGTTCACCAGCGACGAGGCCCGTGAGCAGGTCGGGTCGGTCGTGGCCATCGGCGCGGTGTACGACCAGGTCGCCGACGACGGCCTGCTGGCGATCATCTACTTCATCGGGATCATCAGCCTGGTGCTGGCCATCTTCAACCTGCTGCCCATATTCCCGCTCGATGGCGGGCACATCCTGTTCGCGGTGCTCGAGAAGCTGAAGGGCTCGCCGATCAGTACGAAGGTGTACGAGCGGTCCGCCATGGTCGGGTGGGCGGTCATCCTGCTGGTGTTCTTCTTCGCGCTCTCGAATGACGTCGTACGGCTCACGGGCGAGGGCTTCCGGCTGCAGTAG
- a CDS encoding 1-deoxy-D-xylulose-5-phosphate reductoisomerase: MKRVLILGSTGSIGVQALDVIDSAADMRCVGLACGSRAGEMTVQADARGITATAAAAGGGTVEHTADLADLIDACEPDIVLNALVGAAGLPPTLAALERGIPVALANKESLVAGGDLVAATRARTGAGLVPVDSEHSALFQLMEGVPRDRVARAILTASGGPFRGRAASDLEGVTATDALAHPTWDMGAKITVDSATLMNKGLEVIEAHHLFDLPYDRVEVVVHPQSIIHAMVRLDDGSILGHMGPPDMRVPIGHALRWPEAPPERPQMDLVGMALTFERPDEQAFPCLRLARAAGEAGGTAPAILNAANEVAVGAFLDGRIGFMDIPRRVDHALQSVQAGPADSLDAVLAADEAAREATVAVAGAA, translated from the coding sequence GTGAAGCGCGTCCTCATCCTCGGGTCAACGGGTTCCATCGGAGTGCAGGCCCTCGACGTGATCGATAGCGCGGCGGACATGCGGTGCGTCGGCCTTGCCTGCGGCTCGCGGGCGGGGGAGATGACCGTCCAGGCCGACGCGCGCGGCATCACCGCAACCGCGGCGGCGGCGGGGGGCGGCACGGTGGAGCACACCGCCGACCTCGCGGACCTCATCGACGCCTGTGAGCCCGACATCGTGCTCAACGCCCTCGTCGGCGCTGCTGGGCTGCCGCCGACGCTCGCGGCCCTCGAGCGCGGAATCCCGGTGGCGCTGGCCAACAAGGAGTCGCTGGTGGCGGGCGGCGATCTGGTGGCCGCGACGCGCGCGCGCACGGGTGCCGGACTGGTGCCCGTCGACAGCGAGCACTCGGCCCTCTTCCAGCTCATGGAAGGCGTGCCCCGCGACCGCGTGGCCCGGGCGATCCTCACGGCATCCGGCGGACCCTTCCGCGGGCGTGCGGCGTCCGACCTCGAGGGCGTCACCGCCACCGATGCGCTGGCGCATCCCACGTGGGACATGGGCGCGAAGATCACCGTCGATTCGGCCACCCTCATGAACAAGGGCCTCGAGGTGATCGAGGCCCATCACCTGTTCGACCTGCCCTACGACCGGGTGGAGGTGGTGGTGCACCCGCAGTCGATCATCCACGCGATGGTGCGGTTGGACGACGGCAGCATCCTCGGGCACATGGGCCCGCCCGACATGCGCGTGCCCATCGGCCATGCGCTCAGGTGGCCCGAGGCGCCGCCGGAGCGCCCGCAGATGGACCTGGTCGGCATGGCCCTCACGTTTGAGCGGCCCGACGAGCAGGCGTTCCCGTGCCTCCGGCTTGCGCGCGCGGCGGGCGAGGCGGGCGGCACCGCTCCGGCGATCCTCAACGCGGCGAACGAGGTGGCAGTGGGGGCGTTCCTCGACGGGCGCATCGGATTCATGGACATCCCGCGCCGCGTCGATCATGCGCTGCAGTCGGTGCAGGCGGGCCCGGCGGACTCCCTCGACGCCGTCCTGGCGGCGGACGAGGCCGCCCGCGAGGCCACGGTGGCCGTGGCGGGTGCCGCATGA
- a CDS encoding M42 family metallopeptidase — MTDTPSFDVDLLTRLCEAPGAPGREERIREVVIAELGPHADEVSVDPMGSVAAVRKGRGGPRVMLAAHMDELGFMVTHIDDDGFIRVVPLGGFDPKAKVAQRVIVHGREDLLGVMGAKPIHIMSPEERKALPGPDDHYIDVGLPADEVRDIVRKGDPVTRERTLARLGNLVTCKSLDNRAGLYVMIQAMRRLGDHECEVVAVATTQEEVGLRGARVAAQRMRPDIGLAIDITLANDGPGAKPHERVSTVGDGAAIKAYDSGVIVPRVVIDHLERVADERGIPYQVEVMTRGGTDTRELQLAGDGALAGCVSIPTRYVHQVVETCDPRDLAASSALVAAFCETAQDLIA, encoded by the coding sequence GTGACCGACACGCCCAGCTTCGACGTCGACCTTCTCACCCGCCTGTGCGAGGCACCGGGTGCCCCGGGGCGCGAGGAGCGTATCCGCGAGGTGGTCATCGCCGAGCTCGGGCCCCATGCGGACGAGGTCTCGGTCGACCCCATGGGCAGCGTGGCAGCGGTGAGGAAGGGCAGGGGAGGGCCCCGCGTGATGCTGGCCGCCCACATGGACGAACTGGGCTTCATGGTCACGCACATCGACGACGACGGATTCATCCGCGTGGTGCCCCTGGGCGGGTTCGACCCCAAGGCCAAGGTGGCGCAGCGGGTGATCGTGCACGGGCGGGAGGACCTTCTCGGGGTGATGGGAGCCAAGCCCATCCACATCATGAGCCCCGAGGAGCGCAAGGCACTGCCGGGGCCCGACGACCACTACATCGACGTCGGGCTGCCGGCCGACGAGGTGCGCGACATCGTGCGCAAGGGCGACCCCGTCACCCGCGAGCGCACGCTCGCGCGGCTGGGGAACCTCGTCACGTGCAAGAGCCTCGACAACCGCGCGGGCCTCTACGTGATGATCCAGGCCATGCGCCGGCTGGGCGACCACGAGTGCGAGGTGGTGGCCGTGGCCACCACGCAGGAGGAGGTGGGACTGCGTGGTGCGCGCGTGGCGGCGCAGCGCATGCGCCCGGACATCGGCCTCGCCATCGACATCACCCTTGCCAACGACGGCCCCGGGGCCAAGCCGCACGAGCGGGTGTCGACCGTGGGTGACGGGGCGGCCATCAAGGCGTACGACTCGGGCGTCATCGTGCCGCGCGTGGTGATCGATCACCTCGAGCGCGTGGCCGATGAGCGGGGCATCCCGTATCAGGTGGAGGTCATGACCCGCGGCGGCACCGACACCCGCGAGCTGCAACTGGCCGGCGACGGCGCGCTGGCCGGCTGCGTGTCCATTCCCACGCGCTACGTGCACCAGGTGGTGGAGACCTGCGACCCGCGCGACCTCGCAGCCTCATCGGCACTCGTGGCGGCGTTCTGCGAGACGGCCCAGGACCTGATCGCCTGA
- a CDS encoding phosphatidate cytidylyltransferase, protein MMSRIAIAIPGIAVIIAAVYFGGPVFAAFALVVGLAALVEFYLLTGVPRHLQWAGYATVLLGVVLAWAASPPERALLFALAAGLFLAGIAALTLPDRAGITGRVALVLMGGMYIALPAGVLVLTRDLPDGAGAIINLLVAVWVFDTASYFSGRLWGRRRIAPRTSPNKTWEGFAGGLVVGTAAVWFAGLYMDWIKWWQSIVIGLALCLSAYLGDLFESMIKRDIGVKDSGKILAGHGGILDRFDSLLFASLAGYFLTTWIVL, encoded by the coding sequence ATGATGAGCCGCATCGCCATAGCGATTCCGGGCATCGCCGTGATCATCGCGGCCGTCTACTTTGGCGGCCCGGTGTTCGCGGCGTTCGCGCTCGTGGTGGGCCTCGCCGCCCTCGTCGAGTTCTACCTGCTCACGGGGGTGCCCCGGCACCTGCAGTGGGCCGGGTACGCCACGGTGCTCCTGGGCGTGGTTCTGGCGTGGGCGGCATCACCTCCGGAGAGGGCGCTGCTGTTCGCGCTGGCCGCGGGGCTGTTCCTCGCGGGCATCGCGGCACTCACCCTGCCCGATCGCGCGGGCATCACTGGCCGCGTGGCACTGGTGCTGATGGGGGGCATGTACATCGCACTCCCGGCGGGCGTGCTGGTGCTCACGCGCGACCTGCCCGATGGCGCGGGGGCGATCATCAACCTGCTGGTGGCGGTGTGGGTGTTCGACACCGCGTCGTACTTCTCGGGGCGCCTGTGGGGACGCCGCAGGATCGCCCCGCGCACATCGCCCAACAAGACATGGGAGGGCTTCGCCGGGGGCCTGGTGGTGGGAACCGCCGCCGTGTGGTTCGCGGGCCTGTACATGGACTGGATCAAGTGGTGGCAGTCGATCGTCATCGGCCTCGCCCTGTGCCTCTCGGCCTACCTCGGCGACCTCTTCGAGTCGATGATCAAGCGGGACATCGGCGTGAAGGATTCCGGCAAGATCCTCGCAGGGCACGGCGGAATCCTCGATCGCTTCGACTCGCTGCTGTTCGCCTCGCTGGCCGGATACTTCCTCACCACCTGGATCGTGCTGTGA